AACAATGAGCGCCCAATAGGTGTTTAATATTTTTAAGTTCCGTACGATTATGTATAAAGGCACAAGAATAACTTGCATTGGAATCATCAGAGTTCCGACAAGTATCATAAAAATAACTTCTCGTCCTTTAAAAGAAAAGCGCGACAAACCATAAGCTGCTAAAACATTGAATACAAGTTGTATCATAGTTACACATAACGATACAAACAATGTATTAAAGAGATATCTCCCAAGGGGAATGACTTTAAAAGCGCTAACAAAATTTCTCAAGTCAAGAATTGTAGGATAAAATTTAGGTGGAAAACTAAAAACATCTGATTCGTTTTTAAATGCGGTTATCACCATCCAAAAGAATGGTAAATTTATGAGAATCATAGTTATGATTAACAACGCGTAAACAATTAGTCTAACAACTAATGAAGGTTTTTTCATCAATAATGCACCCTCTTTTTACTCACTTTGAATTGAAGCAAAGTAAGGAAGAACATGAATATAAACATCACAATAGCTATCGAAGATGCGTACCCCATCTTTAAATAGTTAAAGGCATTTTGATATAGAAAATAGGTTATGACATCAGTACTTTCCATTGGTCCTCCTTGTGTCATAACACTTACAGACACAAAAACTTGGAATGAAGCTATAAATTGTATGATAACTACAAATAGTGTGGTGGGAGAGAGTAAAGGTAAAGTAATATTTTTAAATTTCGCAAAAGTAGAAGCTCCATCCAACATCGCTGCCTCATAATATGTGCGAGGGATAGATTGAAGACCCGCAAGAAACAAAACCATGTTATATCCAATTCTTTTCCATGTTCCAACAATGATAAGTGCTACGATCGCCAAATGCGGATCACCGAGCCATTCTTTGGAGGATATACCAAAAAAGCCTAAAAAATAATTCATTAATCCCGCACTTGGTTCAAAAAGCAAACTCCACACAATGGCCGCTACTGCCATAGCTGTAATTACCGGAATGTAAAACATCATCCGAAATAATCCTTTTCCTTTAACCCACTCAAGATTTAAAAGCATTGCTAGAAGTAAACCCAAAATTACAGAAGTTGGGACAGTTCCAATGATATAGATGAAAGTAACATACAAGGAATTCCAAAACTTTGGTGAAGTGAAGAGTGTCACATAATTCCGCATTCCAACAAATTTCATAGGTCTGATCATATTCCATTGATGAAAACTTACGTATAAAGCATAAATCAATGGAATATAAATAAAGAGAACCTGAGTAATTAACGCTGGCATGATAACCATTAAGCCAGTTACGGTATCTTTGAGCTTTCTTCTTGTCATATCCCTCCCTCACAGTCTCAAAGTTTTTAGCCAACATATGGAATTTCTCATTCATTCTACAGCCGTGTTCTCTCATTTTCCTTTATAGTTTTAGACTCTCTCACATAATAGTTATCCTCTTTTTCTTCGGCAATGGATACAAGAAATCTTCTGGTAACCTCAGATACAATCAATTTCATTAATTGAGAGCATTTAAAATATGCAATACATACTCTTTATTTAAACATCCACAATTTTTGTTGGTATTACACTATTACATTATTCTTAGTAGAAATGCACAAGAGGAGTTAAAACGATTTTGATTTTCTTCATTTTTCTTCCTTTAAACCAAAACCTTTAAGGATAGATCTATGAAAAACCAAAAAGACAGCCAACGGTGGCAAGATAACCAACAAACTGCCTGCCATGATGACATTCCATTGAGCAGCTTGCGCTTCACTTGCCAACATCATTTTCACCCCTATTTGAACTACTCTCATGTCAGAACTATTTGTGACTATCAAAGGCCAGAGATACTGTCCCCAAATAAATATAAATTCTATTATGAAAAGGGCTGCCGTAACATTTTTTGTCATCGGAAACAGTATGCTCCAAAAAAATCTCCAAGAAGTTGCGCCATCTATTCTTGCCGCATCAGAAATGGAATTGGGCACTTGTAAGAAAAATTGTCGATACAAAAGAATGCCCGTCGTGGTGGCAAAAAACGGTATCGTTATTGCAAAATAGGTATTTACCCATCCGAAATCTTTCATAAGCGCAAAAGTCGGAACAATCCTAACAGGGAGGGGTAGCATTTGAACGGAAAGAATTACCCCAAAAAGCAACGCTTTACCCTTAAACTTTCCAAAATAGGTGAGAGCAAAAGCTGCGAACAAAGAAATGAAAACCTTCGCCAGAGCAACTACCGTTGATATAAAAACACTGTTAAACATCATTCTTGACATGTTTACCGATTTCCAAGCTGCTACGATATTTCCTATAAAGTGCGTACTTGGAAGAAATTTTGGTGGGTACATATAAGTTTCCTGCATGCTAAGAGTAGAGGTGATTATGGCATAGTAGAGTGGAAAAGCCACGATCAAAGTTAGCAAGGTAAGTGCAATGTAAATGTACATTTTATGAACTTTTTTCTTTTTCGTATTCATCACCTCTCTCAGGAATAGAAAACGCTTTTTTCCGTGAATCTAAATTGCAACATGACAAGGCCCAACACTATGAGAAACAGCAATACCGATTCAGAAGAAGCAAGGCCGGTTTGCATGTTTACAAAACCATCTTTGTAAAGCTGATAAACCAAGATATCGGTCGCATATCCAGGACCTCCTTGGGTCATAACATCGATAACACCGAAAACTTGGAAGAAAGAGTAAAACATATCCATGATCAGCAAGAAAAAGAGCGTTGGTGATATAAGGGGAATCGTGATCGTGAAGAATTTTTTTAGAGGTGAAGCCCCATCTATTTCAGCTGCCTCTAAAAGTTCGCCAGGTACGTTTTGAAGACCAGCAAGGGAAAAGATTATGTTATACCCCAATTGCTTCCAGCCAGCGCTTATGGCCACTATTATCAATGCAACTTGAGGGTTAATCATCCAATTCAAATTTACATGAAAGAAAGCTTTTAAAAGGTACGTCATAGGTCCAGTAGAAGGAGCAAACATCAAAGACCATATCGTTCCAGCCACAACAGGCGAAATTGCATAGGTTAAAATCAGGATCGTTCTATACACCGTGATTCCCTTCAACTTGTTATTTAGAAGAACTGCAAATATGACTCCTAACACCAAATCAAAAGAGACAACGATGACAGAGAAGATTATTGAAATCCATATACTATGAATATAATCGCTTGAAGTTAAAAGTGAAATGTAGTTATCCAAACCAACAAAAATAGATCTATTTCCAAAAGGAGAGGTTATGAAGAAACTTTCATAAGCCGATTGTGCCGCTGGGATCATCAAGAAAATGATCGTCAATCCTACTGCAGGTGTGAGAAACAAGTATGGAAGTATTCTACTTTTAAAGCGCGCGTTCACTCAATTTCCCCCTTTTTCTTATTGTGCGCATTCTCCTGAAGGAGAATGCGCCAATAAATGGAATACGGTCTTTTTATCTTTTATTTATTTGTATCGCCATACAATTTAACGTAATTTTCCAATATTCTGTTGGCTTTTGCCTCAGCATTGTCAAGTATTTTCTTGGCT
The sequence above is a segment of the Mesoaciditoga lauensis cd-1655R = DSM 25116 genome. Coding sequences within it:
- a CDS encoding carbohydrate ABC transporter permease, coding for MTRRKLKDTVTGLMVIMPALITQVLFIYIPLIYALYVSFHQWNMIRPMKFVGMRNYVTLFTSPKFWNSLYVTFIYIIGTVPTSVILGLLLAMLLNLEWVKGKGLFRMMFYIPVITAMAVAAIVWSLLFEPSAGLMNYFLGFFGISSKEWLGDPHLAIVALIIVGTWKRIGYNMVLFLAGLQSIPRTYYEAAMLDGASTFAKFKNITLPLLSPTTLFVVIIQFIASFQVFVSVSVMTQGGPMESTDVITYFLYQNAFNYLKMGYASSIAIVMFIFMFFLTLLQFKVSKKRVHY
- a CDS encoding carbohydrate ABC transporter permease; this translates as MNTKKKKVHKMYIYIALTLLTLIVAFPLYYAIITSTLSMQETYMYPPKFLPSTHFIGNIVAAWKSVNMSRMMFNSVFISTVVALAKVFISLFAAFALTYFGKFKGKALLFGVILSVQMLPLPVRIVPTFALMKDFGWVNTYFAITIPFFATTTGILLYRQFFLQVPNSISDAARIDGATSWRFFWSILFPMTKNVTAALFIIEFIFIWGQYLWPLIVTNSSDMRVVQIGVKMMLASEAQAAQWNVIMAGSLLVILPPLAVFLVFHRSILKGFGLKEEK
- a CDS encoding carbohydrate ABC transporter permease, translating into MNARFKSRILPYLFLTPAVGLTIIFLMIPAAQSAYESFFITSPFGNRSIFVGLDNYISLLTSSDYIHSIWISIIFSVIVVSFDLVLGVIFAVLLNNKLKGITVYRTILILTYAISPVVAGTIWSLMFAPSTGPMTYLLKAFFHVNLNWMINPQVALIIVAISAGWKQLGYNIIFSLAGLQNVPGELLEAAEIDGASPLKKFFTITIPLISPTLFFLLIMDMFYSFFQVFGVIDVMTQGGPGYATDILVYQLYKDGFVNMQTGLASSESVLLFLIVLGLVMLQFRFTEKSVFYS
- a CDS encoding carbohydrate ABC transporter permease, with protein sequence MKKPSLVVRLIVYALLIITMILINLPFFWMVITAFKNESDVFSFPPKFYPTILDLRNFVSAFKVIPLGRYLFNTLFVSLCVTMIQLVFNVLAAYGLSRFSFKGREVIFMILVGTLMIPMQVILVPLYIIVRNLKILNTYWALIVPFMSSAFGVFLLRQFFMSIPKELEDAAKIDGCGRLRILWSIILPLSKPALWTMALYTFLAQWNSYMWPLVSINNDRLQLIQVGISKFASTWETQWTYQMAASTIAVIPIIIFFFFVQKQFIEGISISGTKG